A single genomic interval of Melitaea cinxia chromosome 18, ilMelCinx1.1, whole genome shotgun sequence harbors:
- the LOC123662115 gene encoding uncharacterized protein LOC123662115: protein MPGHRKRKRESSEERLQRKLKKYEQKLEKVRTRRRPPSPAPTLQSVHTEIDAAGISPSPHHNEENNFITKPNDENTENALDEEIINILGDAPDELSYGPPIHKELALRWINAIKNGLPKEKKKEIMKKYLPPENCKTIDAPKLNLEAQAAVPEAAVKRDKAIASKQSQIGSALTALAMAFEKLSKNAKENISIINYVSDAARLLCDHQNQESNMRRNFILQGLEQTTRDSVKDTEIDQWLFGESFAEKLKASKAIKKSGQEISLNKPKKAQQQTQRKPLNYKGPAMNQYRGQRIHTGPQRYYQNRKHRAQLPPPQKIQPKAPPRSTSNRN from the exons ATGCCAGGACATAGAAAACGTAAGAGGGAATCAAGTGAGGAAAGATTACAAAGAAAACTGAAGAAATACGAGCAAAAATTAGAAAAAGTGCGCACGAGGCGACGGCCGCCATCACCGGCGCCCACGCTGCAGAGCGTTCACACAGAAATTGACGCCGCCGGAATATCTCCGTCACCTCATCATAATGAGGAAAATAATTTCATCACGAAACCTAACGATGAAAACACAG AGAATGCCCTTGATGAGGAAATCATCAATATACTGGGCGATGCTCCAGATGAACTATCGTATGGGCCCCCCATTCATAAAGAGCTGGCACTGAGATGGATAAATGCCATCAAGAATGGCTTaccaaaagaaaagaaaaaagaaatcatGAAAAAGTATCTTCCTCCTGAGAATTGCAAAACAATAGATGCCCCAAAGTTGAATTTGGAAGCCCAAGCAGCTGTCCCTGAGGCAGCAGTCAAGAGGGACAAGGCCATCGCTAGCAAGCAAAGCCAAATAGGCTCGGCGCTTACAGCGCTCGCCATGGCGTTTGAGAAACTATCCAAGAATGCAAAGgaaaatatatcaattataaattatgtgagTGATGCTGCTCGCCTACTGTGCGACCATCAAAACCAGGAGTCTAATATGAGAAGAAACTTTATATTACAAGGATTAGAGCAAACTACTCGGGACTCTGTAAAAGATACAGAAATCGACCAATGGTTGTTTGGGGAAAGCTTTGCAGAGAAGCTGAAAGCTTCAAAAGCTATTAAGAAATCTGGCCAAGAAATAAGTCTAAATAAACCAAAGAAAGCACAGCAACAGACACAGCGAAAGCCTTTAAACTACAAGGGCCCGGCGATGAATCAATACAGAGGTCAGAGAATACACACCGGGCCACAACGCTACTACCAGAACAGGAAACATCGAGCGCAATTACCACCACCACAGAAGATACAGCCCAAAGCACCACCGAGATCAACGAGCAATCGCAATTAA
- the LOC123662205 gene encoding unc-112-related protein-like: MHKPLRIQLPDLRYIDCKIDFSIDTFSAVVQLCKSLGIRHPEELSLCYPLEPSHLKQNYQNLKEAKKVKSIQAPDTNTFIAATRGSSNSLDRSLACPATPPPPRSLSATPVTSQQNGTLRRYGGHIYSTQSDGSSDGGYCGTPPRAASLDALDSLAELSLADSPLEPDSQSRESLLTPKSLMERARMNVGWLDSSLSIMEQYVREWDTLQLRFKFYSFFDLTPRAQDASRLNQLYQQARWQILNQEVHCTEEEMLLFAALQLQIELQTLAGGGVDANDGSQGAGSTNAPEDEIDAALSELQVQLEGGPPARPDITHVPELAGYLKYRG, translated from the exons ATGCACAAACCCTTGAGAATACAGTTGCCCGACTTGAGATATATTGACTGTAAAATTGATTTCTCTATCGACACTTTTAGCGCTGTGGTTCAACTCTGCAAAAGCCTTG GAATACGGCATCCAGAAGAACTCTCGCTGTGTTATCCTTTGGAACCGTCACATTTAAAGCAAAACTACCAGAACTTGAAAGAGGCAAAGAAGGTGAAGTCAATACAAGCGCCAGACACAAACACGTTCATCGCAGCCACAAGAGGCTCTTCGAACAGCCTGGACAGATCCTTGGCTTGTCCTGCTACACCACCACCTCCTAGATCGTTATCCGCTACTCCTGTAACATCACAACAG AATGGTACACTACGTCGCTATGGTGGCCATATCTACAGCACTCAGAGCGATGGCTCCAGCGATGGGGGCTACTGTGGAACACCCCCAAGAGCTGCGTCTCTAGATGCATTGGATTCCCTTGCGGAACTGTCTCTAGCTGATTCTCCTCTTGAACCAGACAGCCAATCGCGGGAGTCACTTCTCACACCGAAATCTTTGATGGAACGTGCTAGAATGAACGTTGG ttggcTAGACTCATCCCTATCCATAATGGAGCAGTATGTTCGAGAATGGGATACCTTACAGCTGCGGTTCAAGTTCTATTCGTTCTTCGACCTCACCCCAAGAGCTCAAGATGCATCACGACTCAACCAACTGTACCAACAGGCCCGTTGGCAGATCTTGAATCAAGAAGTACACTGTACAGAGGAAGAGATGTTACTGTTTGCTGCATTACAG ctCCAAATCGAATTACAAACTCTAGCCGGTGGAGGCGTTGATGCAAACGATGGCTCTCAAGGCGCGGGATCAACTAATGCTCCAGAAGATGAAATTGATGCTGCGTTAAGTGAACTACAAGTGCAATTAGAAGGCGGACCACCCGCCCGACCTGATATCACCCATGTCCCAGAACTAGCTGGATACTTGAAATATCGAGGGTag
- the LOC123662204 gene encoding unc-112-related protein-like has translation MHEMWLKCENEDQYAEWVAACRLGSRGRSLADSAFTTEAAAVKTLLALQKPQPAAALNQHSLPHLDHLQPENYLAPRFLKKLKGKFTQRVLESHANVKDLPLLEAKLQYIKTWQNLPDYGQTLFVVRFMGHRKDEIISIANNRIMRLDPNTGDHIKTWRFSTMKAWNVNWEIKHMMVQFEEGNIIFSVQSADCKVVHEFIGGYIFLSMRSKDANQTLDEELFHKLTGGWT, from the exons ATGCATGAAATGTGGCTGAAATGCGAGAAT GAAGATCAATACGCAGAATGGGTGGCTGCCTGCCGTCTAGGGTCCAGAGGCCGATCCCTAGCTGATTCGGCCTTTACCACTGAGGCAGCGGCGGTTAAAACTCTCTTAGCGTTACAAAAACCACAACCAGCCGCTGCCTTGAATCAACACAGCCTGCCTCATCTTGATCATTTACAGCCTGAAAACTACCTGGCACCACGCTTCCTTAAGAAGTTGAAGGGCAAG TTCACTCAACGCGTTCTCGAAAGCCACGCCAATGTAAAGGACCTACCGTTGTTGGAGGCAAAATTGCAATACATAAAAACATGGCAGAACCTGCCAGATTACGGTCAAACGTTGTTTGTAGTCCGTTTTATGGGACACCGCAAGGACGAGATCATCAGTATCGCTAACAACCGTATAATGCGACTTGATCCCAACACAGGGGACCATATAAAGACATGGCGTTTCAGTACAATGAAg GCTTGGAATGTAAACTGGGAAATAAAACACATGATGGTACAATTCGAAGAAGGCAACATTATCTTTTCCGTACAATCAGCCGATTGTAAAGTCGTTCACGAGTTTATCGGGGGATACATTTTCCTTTCAATGCGCTCGAAAGACGCGAATCAAACTCTCGACGAAGAATTATTCCACAAATTGACTGGTGGTTGGacgtaa